The genomic DNA GACCTTCCAGTTTGACCTGTAACTGTTCCGTCTGGTGAATCAGACCCTCCACATCCACCAACTGACATACGGGAGCGACCTGGCGCAGCAGTTGAAGTGCCGTTTTCAGCTGCCGCATCGTCCCGCGGTAATCTCCTGACTGCCAGTGATGCAGGGCGATGGCGATCTGCGCGATCCCCTGGTAGAGATTCCTCTCCAGCCGCGGCTCATGGATCGAAACGAACTCCAGGGTGGTGCGGCATTCCAGGTAAGCTCCCCGGTTGAACTGCTCTATCCCCCGTATCAGTTCGTCCGGAGGAGATTGCCGGCAGGACCTCTCCCGGTGAGCGAGCCCGCTGCTCCCTTCCCTCATCTTCTGCATGATTTTCCTCCTTTTAATCTCCTCACCAACTCGGCAGCCGAGAGAGTGTTGAGAATGTCCTTCCGTTCAAGCCCGCTGCGGCGCGCAACCGCAACCCCGTAAGGAAGCGTTTCGAACTGGCCGATGAAGTGGGTGTCGCTGTTGATAACCAGCGTCACGCCGCGCTGCCGCGCCTTTCTGCAGTAGAGATCACTCAGGTCCAGGCGAAGCGGGTAGGAGTTTATTTCAAGTGCGGTTCCCGTTTCGGCTGCGACCGTGATTACCTCTTCCATATCGATTTCATATTCCTCACGCTGCCCGATGATCCGCCCGGTGGGGTGAGCGATCATTGAGACGTGTGGGTTTCGCATGGCGGCTACCATGCGTGCCGTGATCTGCTCCCGCGATTGCTTGAACGCCGAGTGAAGTGCTCCGATAACGAAATCGAGTTCCCGGAGAATCTCGTCGGGGAAGTCGAGGGTGCCGTCGGGCTTTATGTCCATTTCG from Geobacter sp. DSM 9736 includes the following:
- a CDS encoding DUF309 domain-containing protein, giving the protein MQKMREGSSGLAHRERSCRQSPPDELIRGIEQFNRGAYLECRTTLEFVSIHEPRLERNLYQGIAQIAIALHHWQSGDYRGTMRQLKTALQLLRQVAPVCQLVDVEGLIHQTEQLQVKLEGLGMERMNQLEQELLPRIDMTG